A window of Lytechinus variegatus isolate NC3 chromosome 15, Lvar_3.0, whole genome shotgun sequence contains these coding sequences:
- the LOC121428819 gene encoding uncharacterized protein LOC121428819 — translation MEPGNERSQDEHLTQHIPFDPYEEKLERVFQEVKQRETRPQLFVISGLPGIGKAPFAVELAKRLQRNDSRNTIMIPVSKGASYQDVVRYITGKVLGIENSDFTVSHCLQELQKLKDKTEETIILIFGVTNAAEDELPKILGVAEDLVVFPNVTILMTSGKDFQFPRLRDTFFPYVLQPPSEAEARRYLEPYAPHLPIENYPEPFVPVLPFRVVDILKKCGQHPKLLARFADLLNSNVQISTIWDLVEENPLSILPTAEALTLTGKFGNAVIRKVKSLADKEALNALAEVDGPFDQEAFCAITGKDASQRGLAVRSIRPLLSDHLLSMADARSGRSFSMNELMKYTLNETCRERLAQSRNRFCVLYAQLFQRMTPLMHSYQPENLPLFQADFANLQKLLEMATFATSEDFMYELIMDIAHNSQEIIYDFLQKTVVVSFYESCVQAARQRSDERRLAYLLIALSHAVMMLHNKFDQVEGYLAESKEILERIGEMNSLDTARLHMERGWYYYKCAKHHEALRSYEEAKRILLHIIAGDDGQEENLNPKYLLEKATVLDKGSLHLWVLSSVNTNIATIYTCLGNFESSGSSFKQNLHLQNTLWTERHPHSALTLHKLGLMYLLSKDFANAYKYGSKGLSLRMFLSKGASHTTIQSLSMVAMAILDHSGDWKRSLTLLQEAIEMRKELGPTHPDMGLLHHSVGNVYRFCKNHKEAQRHYQQAADIRQASYGIGPNFCTIESLDALADVSLELGEVKEALEVHKKCLRMCQEHLLKDTERSLVEGGRRIDLVRTTCRKISFIYEGMDEMDQAKVWKDASEAEGTLFLIPEEYQPP, via the exons ATGGAACCCGGAAATGAGAGATCCCAGGACGAGCACTTGACTCAACATATTCCATTTGATCCCTATGAGGAGAAGTTGGAGAGAGTTTTTCAAGAAGTCAAGCAAAGGGAGACCAGGCCACAACTCTTTGTTATTTCTGGACTGCCAGGGATTGGTAAAGCACCGTTTGCTGTGGAGCTAGCAAAGAGACTTCAAAGAAATGATTCAAGAAACACTATCATGATCCCTGTTTCTAAAGGGGCTTCTTACCAAGATGTTGTCAGATATATCACAGGCAAGGTTTTAGGGATTGAGAATTCGGATTTCACTGTGTCACACTGTTTGCAAGAACTACAGAAACTTAAGGATAAAACAGAAGAGACGATTATTCTCATTTTTGGTGTCACCAACGCTGCAGAAGATGAGTTACCGAAGATTCTCGGTGTGGCAGAAGATCTTGTGGTCTTTCCCAATGTGACCATTTTGATGACCAGTGGAAAGGATTTCCAATTTCCCAGACTCCGTGACACATTCTTCCCATATGTTTTACAGCCACCAAGTGAAGCAGAAGCAAGGCGGTACCTTGAACCATATGCTCCACACTTGCCCATTGAGAATTATCCAGAACCCTTTGTACCTGTGCTGCCTTTCAGGGTTGTTGACATCCTGAAGAAATGTGGACAGCATCCCAAACTGTTAGCCAGATTTGCTGACTTGCTGAATAGCAATGTTCAAATTTCTACCATCTGGGATTTAGTGGAAGAGAACCCTCTGTCCATATTACCAACGGCTGAAGCTTTAACCTTAACTGGAAAATTTGGAAATGCTGTAATCAGAAAAGTGAAGTCTCTTGCTGACAAAGAGGCTTTGAATGCACTTGCTGAGGTGGATGGTCCGTTTGATCAGGAAGCATTTTGCGCAATAACAGGAAAGGATGCATCGCAGAGAGGTCTTGCAGTTCGCAGCATCCGTCCCTTGCTCTCAGACCACCTCCTTTCAATGGCCGATGCCAGAAGTGGCAGGTCATTCTCGATGAACGAACTGATGAAATACACCTTGAATGAGACATGCCGGGAAAGGCTGGCCCAGAGTCGCAATCGTTTCTGCGTATTATATGCCCAACTTTTCCAAAGAATGACACCACTCATGCACAGCTATCAACCTGAAAACCTTCCATTGTTCCAGGCAGATTTTGCCAATCTGCAGAAACTGCTTGAAATGGCCACCTTTGCGACCTCAGAAGACTTCATGTACGAGCTGATTATGGACATTGCCCACAACTCCCAAGAGATAATCTATGATTTTCTTCAGAAGACAGTAGTGGTGTCTTTCTACGAGAGTTGTGTCCAAGCAGCACGGCAGAGAAGCGACGAACGTCGGCTCGCTTACTTGCTCATTGCTTTGTCACATGCTGTCATGATGCTTCACAATAAGTTTGACCAAGTTGAAGGATACCTTGCCGAGTCTAAGGAAATCTTAGAAAGGATTGGTGAGATGAACTCCCTAGACACAGCAAGACTTCACATGGAAAGGGGCTGGTATTACTATAAGTGTGCCAAGCATCATGAGGCTTTGAG ATCTTATGAGGAAGCAAAAAGGATTCTCCTTCATATCATTGCTGGCGATGACGGACAGGAGGAAAATCTCAATCCTAAGTATCTCCTAGAAAAGGCCACAGTTTTAGATAAAGGAAGCCTTCATCTGTGGGTTTTATCGTCAGTCAATACCAACATTGCTACCATATATACGTGCCTTG GCAACTTTGAGTCTTCTGGCAGCAGCTTCAAGCAAAACCTTCATCTCCAGAATACACTGTGGACTGAACGACATCCGCACTCAGCATTGACCCTTCACAAGCTAGGTCTGATGTACCTACTCAGTAAGGACTTTGCCAATGCATACAA GTATGGTTCTAAGGGACTCAGCCTGAGGATGTTCTTGTCAAAAGGTGCCTCCCACACAACCATACAGTCTCTTAGCATGGTTGCTATGGCGATACTAGATCACAGCGGAGACTGGAAGCGTAGCCTGACATTGCTCCAAGAAGCTATAGAGATGAGAAAAGAGCTCGGACCAACCCACCCGGACATGGGCCTTCTCCATCACAGCGTAGGTAATGTCTATCGCTTCTGCAAAAATCACAAGGAAGCCCAAAGGCACTACCAGCAGGCTGCGGACATCCGCCAGGCATCATACGGCATCGGACCGAACTTCTGCACCATTGAATCGCTGGATGCCTTGGCTGATGTGTCATTGGAGCTTGGTGAAGTGAAAGAGGCACTGGAAGTGCACAAGAAGTGCTTGAGGATGTGTCAGGAGCATCTGCTGAAAGATACTGAAAGAAGCCTGGTCGAAGGTGGCCGAAGAATCGATTTGGTGAGGACAACCTGTCGAAAGATCAGCTTCATTTATGAAGGAATGGATGAAATGGATCAAGCTAAAGTATGGAAGGATGCTTCTGAAGCTGAAGGAACTCTCTTCTTGATTCCTGAAGAGTATCAACCACCTTGA